The region TTTATGGCGCAGGAAGGCCGAGAACTGCTGGAGGAGACCGCGCGGTTCTGGCTCAGCCGGACGCAGACGGTGAACGGGCGGCTGGAGCTACACGATGTGATTGGCCCGGACGAATACACCGAGCACATCAACAATAACGCGTACACCAGCTATCTCGCGCATTACAACGTCGCCCTGGCGCTTGACGCCCGCCGCCGTTCGGGCGGCCCGGACGACGGATTTATCGCGCAGTGCGAGGATTTTCTCGCGCGGCTCTTTCTGCCCATGCCGCGGCAGGACAGGGTTATCGCGCAGGATGACACCTTTTTCAGCAAGCCGACAATCGACCTGACGCGCTACCGGGCGCAAGCAGGCAGCCAGTCGGTGCTGCTGGATTATTCGCGCGCCGAAGTCAATGAGATGCAAATTCTCAAGCAGGCGGATGTCGTTATGCTGCTCTATATGCTGCCGTGGCGGTTCGACAGCGCTACCGTTGCCGCGAACCTCGACTACTACGAGCCGCGCACCATTCACGACTCCTCGCTGAGCAAGGCCATCCACGGCATCGTAGCCGCCCGCTGCGGGCGCAATGACGAGGCATACCGCTTCTGGCGCGCGGGTTGCGACATCGATCTCGGCGACGCCCCGCACAGCAGCGACGACGGCATTCACGCGGCGGCGGCCGGCGCTATCTGGCTTGGCGCGGTGCAAGGGTTCGCCGGTATCCGCATTGAAAAAGGCGAACTGCACGTGACGCCGTCACTTCCTCAGCACTGGACGCGGCTGACGTTCCCGTTCTGCTGGCGGGGCTGCCAGCTGAATATTGCGATGACGCACGACACGCTGACCCTTATCACCGACCGCGCCGTCACGCTGTTTATCGACGCGGCGGCGGTGGAGATAGACGGCAGAACGGTGTTTCACCTGACCGACCACGGCTGGCGCAAGGAGGCGATATGCAACCCGACGCGGTGATTTTCGATCTTGATGGCGTCATTACTGACACCGCCCATCTGCATTTTGTGGCGTGGCGTCAGGTAGCGGCGGACATAGGTATCAGCATTGACGAGACGTTTAACCAGCAGCTTAAGGGCATCAGTCGAATGGGATCGCTGGAGCGCATCCTTACCTTTGGCGGGAAGGACGGGCAGTTCAGCGCGGCGGAGAAAGCCGCGCTGGCCGCGCGCAAAAACGCGTGCTATGTCGACTCGCTGCGCTCGCTGACGCCACAGGCGGTGCTGCCGGGGATCGCTGAACTATTACCGGCATTGCGTGAAGCGAGCATCGGCATCGGGCTTGCCTCGGTATCGCTTAACGCGCCGGCGATTTTACGCGCGTTGGGGCTCGCCGACGCCTTCGATTTTTGCGCCGATGCCGCCCGGCTGACGCGCTCCAAGCCGGACCCGGAAATTTTTCTCGCCGCCTGCGCAGGGCTCGGCGTGCGTCCGGAACGCTGCATCGGCGTGGAGGACGCCCAGGCCGGTATCGACGCCATCAATGCCTGCGGGATGATCGCCGTCGGGATTGGCGCCTCGTTAAACGGGGCGCAGTTGCGGCTCGACGATACCGCGCAACTCACCTGGCCGCGGCTTCACGCACTCTGGAATCAACAACGGCGCGCCACGGCGCGCTGCCAATAAGGACAGCATATGGCTCAACTCTCTTTACAACATATTCAGAAGATTTATGACAACCAGGTTCACGTCGTTAAAGATTTCAACCTGGAGATTGCCGATAAAGAGTTTATCGTCTTCGTCGGGCCATCGGGCTGCGGCAAATCCACGACGCTGCGCATGATAGCCGGGCTGGAAGCGATCAGCGGCGGCGAACTGCTAATCGACGGCGTGCGTATGAACGACGTGCCCGCCAAAGCACGTAATATCGCGATGGTGTTCCAGAATTATGCGCTTTATCCACATATGACGGTCTATGACAACATGGCGTTCGGGCTAAAGATGCAGAAGGTCGCGCCTTCAATCATTGAAGAGCGCGTCGCCTGGGCGGCGCAAATCCTCGGGCTCAAGGAGTATCTGAAGCGTAAACCGGGGGCGCTGTCAGGCGGTCAGCGTCAGCGCGTGGCGCTCGGACGCGCTATCGTGCGCGAGGCGGGCGTGTTCCTGATGGACGAGCCGCTCTCTAACCTCGACGCGAAGCTGCGCGTTCAGATGCGCGCTGAAATCAGCAAGCTGCACCAGAAGCTCAATACCACCATGATTTACGTAACCCACGATCAAACCGAAGCCATGACAATGGCGACGCGGATTGTGATTATGAAAGACGGCGTTGTGCAGCAGGTCGGCGCGCCGAAAGAGGTCTATAACCATCCGGCGAATATCTTTGTGGCCGGTTTTATCGGTTCGCCCGCCATGAATTTTATTCGTGGCGCGATCGACGGCGACTTCTTCGTCACCGAAACCCTGAAACTGCCGCTGCCGGTAAATAAAAGAGCGCAACTCAACGCCAGCGGTTGCCAGCGTAAAGCCGTGGTATTAGGCATTCGCCCGGAAGATATCCTCCCCGGCGCGTCAGGGGAAAATATGATTGAGGCGAAAATTACCGTTGCGGAATTAACCGGCGCGGAATTTATGCTCTATGTTACCGTCGGCGGGCACGAAATGGTGGTACGCGCCAGCGCGGATAAAGATTATCAGGCTGACCAGCGTATCCCGATCGCGTTTGATATGAATAAATGCCATTTCTTTGACAGCGAAACCGAAATCGCCATTGCCTGATTAAAACATGCACAAAATAAGCTCCGTTTAAGACGGAGCTTATTTTTTTGTCATGCCTGACTTTGTAATACATTTCGTCTGCCGTCTGGTTTTTCAGGGCGGTTTTTCCAGTATTTGTAGCTGCTACGATGAGTGGAAAAACCGGCATCCATAGCGCTGGCTGCATCTGCAACGGTGTCGTTCTGGTCAAGGACCAGTGGAGCGGATTCGCATTTAAATTCTGCGCTGAAACTTCTTATTTTTCCTGGGGCATCTGTCATGTTCTGAGTTGAGCGTATCGCCTCTGTTCAGATGGCCAAATTCAGTGTGCCACTACAAACGAAACGTTTTAATGAATGGCTTTCAGGATGAAAAAAACTGGCTCAATAGTACAAGCGCACAGAGTATCAACATCGCAATGGTGGTCAGAGCAACTGTCCTGCGCAGAATGATGTCTGTTGACCTGGGGCGTTCCATAAAAAACTCCTTTTTGGTTGAATGCGATTCATGATATACAATTTAGTTAACGGTGTTAACAATATTATGTATCATGAGTCATCGCATCTTTAAAGGACCTAATCTATGGAACAGCAAGAAATACGATCTTTTCGCGCAACGCTTCGTGAAATGGTCAGAGAATTAGGTATGCTCAACCGTAAAGCGAGTGGGACTGAGCTGTCCCCCCTTCAGAGTCATATACTGATTGAACTCAGCAGACAGCCATATGGTTGTACTGAACTTGCCAAAAATCTTTGTGTTGAGAAAGCAAGCATGAGCCGGACGCTCCGGAGTCTTAGTGACGAGGGGTATCTGTTTAAAGAAAATGACACACAGGATGGTAGAGCCTCGCGATTCAGGTTAAGCAAATCAGGCGAACGACTGCTTTGCGCACTTGAAGAAAATGCCGACAGATTTATCGTGGAAGCTCTTGCGTCGTCATCAAATGATGAAATTCAGCTTTTCCAGCAAATCATCAGGCGCTTTTCAGTCAGCTTAAGTAACGCACGTCGTCAACGTGAATCAGGGGTAATTTTCCGTAGACTGGAGCCTGCAGATAACTGCGCAATCGCAGAGATTATCCGTAACAGTTTTCGAGAGAATAAAATTGACCATCTTGAAGGCGTTAGCCTCCATGACCCTGAACTCGAGCGCCTGAGTGAAGCTTATAAACATCCGGGCTGCGGATATTGGGTTGTAGAAGCAAATGGACAAATAGTCGGAGGGGCTGGCCTTTCGCCATTGCGCGGAGAAGAAGGCATTTGCGAAATGCAGAAGTTGTTTTTCAGAAGCGACGCACAAGGAATGGGACTAGGCAGGCGAATGATCGCGTTCATCATTTCTCAGGCTTCTGCAATGGGATACCACTCCTGTTATCTTGAAACCCTTGAAGAACTCAGGCGTGCAGTACGCCTCTACGAATCCTTTGGATTTAAGCATATTCCCGAGCGGCTTGGCGATACGGGCCATAGTAGCTGTGGCATATACATGCTTAAGACACTGTGATGATGACGTTCTCTGTATGTCAGCGCCAGGCACAAACCTGACAGCGGGTTCAGGTACATGAATTCCCTTTGTGCCACTTGTTATAGCTGAGTATTGTGGGGCAATCTTAGGGGCATATATGGGGCATATGAGTGTTATAAATGCCCCAGATATGATATCGATCCGGTTAAGCGTTTAACAAAGCCCCATCAGTTAAGGAAATACGGTAATTTCCCAAACCCCACGCCATTTTCCCTTAACGGGAATAGCTACCGCGAACTCCGACAGCGCAATTGAAAATGCGATGGCCTGATTAAGACTGCTATTAATACGCTCCGCGTAAGACGAAGCTTATTTTCAGATGGGCGTGGTGGGAATTAATGTACGCGCCGGGATGGGCTTTCCGGCAATGCGGGCGAAAAGCAGCGCGCTGCTGATATCGCCTAATTGCTGTGTGGGGATATCGATGCCGCCAGGCGGCGGGTTGAGCAGGAAAGAGAGCGTTTCGTTGCTGTAGCCGACGACCGTCAGCGCCTGCGGGATAGCCAGATCGCGTTCGGCGGCGGCGCGGTAAAGGCTCATCAGCTTCAGGCTGTCGGTGGCAAACACCGCATCGGGCGGTTCGGGCATGGCGAGCAACTGTCGCGCCGCCGCCAGCGCGTTCTCCTGGGTATAGCCGCCATCCACGACCAGCGCAGGGTCGTCTGCACGCCGATGCTTTGCGAGGCTCGCGCGAAATCCGGCGAGCCGGTCGATGGAAACATGATAGTCGAGCGGGGCATGAAGGCAGGCGATGCGCTGGCATCCGCGGGCGATAAGCGTATCCGTCAGCGCGATGCTGTCATGGTAATTATCGGTATCGACGGAACAGATATGCTGATACTGGCCCACCACATTACCGATAACGACCACCGGAATACCGCACTCATCGAGCCTTGCAATAAACGATTCCTCCGCTGGCGAGCTCAGCATAATAATGCCTTTAATCATTTTCTGACGAATGCGTGTCAGGCATTTCTGTAAGTCATCTTCGCTATTACGCGACGTCTGGAGAATAACATCGAAGCCGGTTTCTTCGGCGCGCGCCATAATCGCGTGCAGCACTTCGGAGAAAAAAGGATTACCAGCCGTGGTTTTTGTCGACCTGGTGGAAATCACCATAATGGCGTCAAAGCCGGAAGAAGTCAGCGCACGCGCCAGTTTATTCGGCTGATACTGAAGTTCGTCGATGGCTTTTAACACCCGCTCGCGCGCCGCCTCGGAAATATTGGTCTGATTATTCAGTACGCGCGATACCGTCGATTTTGACACTTTCGCCACGCGGGCAATATCGTAAATGGTCGGGGACATTCGACCGTGCTCCATCACATCGCATCAGAAAATATCTTACTGAAGGCCCGGCGCACTGTCCATGCGGCGCGTTTTTGTAAATCGGCGTCAGTGGCGCTTGAATCGCCGCGTTTAAGCCTTACCTGTTACTATCAGAGGAAATCAACGCATCGGGCGCAGGGATATGATTAAACAACTTCAGAGTGAAATGCAGGCGCTGATGAACCGCAGCGTCGACCGCCATCTGCGGCTGGCCGTCACGGGGCTTAGCCGCAGCGGGAAAACCGCGTTCATCACCGCGCTGGTCAATCAACTGTTGTCAGTCAACAGCGGCGCGCGCCTGCCGCTCTTTTCGCCGGTGCGCGAAGAGCGCCTGCTCGGCGTGCGTCGCGTGCCGCAGCAGGATATGGGCGTCGCGCGCTTTACCTATGATGAAGGGCTGGCGCAGCTTTACGGCACGCCGCCCGCCTGGCCGACGCCGACGCGGGGCGTCAGCGAAATCCGCCTCGCGCTGCGCTACCGGTCGCGCGAGTCGCTGCTGCGCCACTTTAAAGATACCTCCACGCTGTGGCTCGATATCGTTGACTACCCTGGCGAATGGCTGCTGGATTTACCGATGCTCGCGCAGGATTACCTGAGCTGGTCGCGCCAGATGACGGGGCTGCTGCAAGGCGACCGCGCCGTCTGGGCGCAGCGCTGGCGCAGCCTGTGTGAAGGGCTCGATCCGCTGGCGCCGGGCGATGAAAAACGCCTTGCTGAGATTGCCGGGGCCTGGACCGATTACCTGATGCAGTGCAAACGCGAAGGGTTGCATTTTATCCAGCCGGGGCGCTTTGTGTTGCCAGGCGATCTCGCGGGCGCGCCGGTGTTGCAGTTCTTTCCGTGGCCGGGCGTCGATGAGGCGGGCGAGACGAAACTCGCGCAGGCGGGCAAGCAGACGAACATCGGCATGTTGCGCGAGCGCTACAACTACTACTGCGAAAAAGTCGTCAAAGGCTTCTATCGCGAGCACTTTGTGCGCTTCGACCGTCAGATTGTGCTGGTGGACTGTCTCCAGCCGCTCAACAGCGGGCCGCAGGCGTTTAATGACATGCGCCTTGCGCTCACCCAACTGATGCAAAGCTTTCATTATGGGCAACGCACGCTGTTCCGGCGGCTCTTCTCGCCGGTTATCGATAAGCTGCTGTTCGCCGCCACCAAAGCGGATCACGTGACCCACGATCAGCACGCGAATCTGGTGTCGCTGCTCTCGCAACTGGTGCAGGAGGCGTGGCAGAACGCCGCGTTTGAAGGCGTAGATATGGACTGCATGGGCATTGCCTCAATCCAGGCGACCGAAAGCGGGATGGTGGAGAGCCACGGCGAAAGCGTCCCGGCGCTGCGCGGCCACCGCTTAAGCGACGGCGTGCCGCTGACGGTTTACCCTGGCGACGTGCCCCCACGGCTGCCCGGCAGCGCGTTCTGGCAGCAGCAGGGCTTTCAGTTTGAGGCGTTTCGCCCGCGCGAGATGGAGGTTGACCGGCCATTACCGCACATCCGCCTGGACGCGGTGCTGGAGTTTTTAACAGGAGACAAACTGCGATGAGCGAGATCAAACCGCGCCGCGACTTTGACGAGCCGCTGCGCCCGGAGGCAGGCCCGACGCTTCGCGCCACCCAGGCGTTTGACGAGGCGCAGGCGCAGAAATTTATCCCGGTGGCCGAAGAGGAACTCCTGGCGCCCGACGCGCCTGAGCGCGTGGTGGAAAACGCCCTGAAACCGCGCCGCAGCCTCTGGCGGCGCATGGTCACCGCTGGCCTTGGCATCTTTGGCATCAGCGTGGTGGCCCAGGGCGCGCAGTGGGCGGCGAATGCCTGGCGCACCCATGACTGGATTGCGCTCGGCGGCTGTGTCGCGGGCGGGCTCATCGTGGCGGCGGGCGTCGGCGCGCTCGCGAGTGAGTGGCGCAGGCTGCATCGGCTGCGCGAACGCGCCGTGGAGCGCGACGAGGCGCGTGAACTGCTGGCGAGCCACGGGAGCGGAAAAGGGCGTGCGTTTTGCGAGAAGCTGGCGCGCCAGGCGGGGCTTACGCAGGGGCATCCGGCGCTGGCGCGCTGGCATGCCGCAATCCATGAAACCCACAGCGATCGTGAAGTGGTGACGCTCTACGCGCAGATTGTCCAGCCGGTGCTCGATCTCCAGGCCCGCAGCGCCATCAGCCGCTCGGCGGCGGAATCGACGCTGATGATAGCGGTAAGCCCGCTGGCGCTGGTGGATATGGCGTTCATCGCCTGGCGCAACCTGCGGCTGGTGAACCGCATCGCGGCCATTTATGGCATTGAGCTTGGCTACTACAGCCGTATCCGTCTTTTTCGCCTGGTCCTGCTGAATATGGCGTTCGCGGGCGCGAGCGAGATGGTTCGTGAGGTCGGACTGGACTGGATGTCACAGGATCTTGCCGCCCGCGTATCGGCCCGCGTGGCGCAGGGGCTGGGCGCGGGGCTGCTTACCGCGCGTCTTGGCGTAAAGGCGATGGAGTTGTGCCGTCCGCTCCCCTGGACCGGAGACGACAAGCCGCGCCTTGGCGATTTCCGCCGACAACTGCTGAGCGAAGTGAAAACCACGCTGCAAAAGCAGAAACGCGAACGCGAAGAGTAACCGCAACGGCGTCATGCCTGCTCAGGTTTACAGCATGACGCCGCTTTTTACCGCACTCTGTCAATTTTTGTTGACAGACCACTCCCCCGGCTGCGGCAACTGAAGTATTATCTCGCCATTCATTAGCTCAATGCGTGAAGGTGCCGCCATGCGTCTTGAAGTGTTTTGTGAAGACCGCCTCGGTCTGACCCGTGAGTTGCTCGATCTTCTGGTGCTGCGCAGTATTGATTTGCGCGGTATTGAAATCGACCCCATCGGGCGAATCTATCTCAATTTTTCCACGCTGGAATTTAACGCCTTCAGCAGCCTGATGGCGGAAATCCGCCGCATTCCCGGCGTCACCGACGTGCGCACCGTGCCGTGGATGCCGTCCGAGCGCGAGCATCGTTCGCTGAGCGCGCTGCTTGAAGCGCTGCCGGAGCCGGTGTTCTCGGTGGATATGAAAAGCAAAATCGAGCTCGCCAACCCCGCCAGCTGCGCGCTGTTCGGGCAGAATGAAGCGCGCCTGCGTAACCATAACGCCGCCAGTCTTATCAGCGGGTTTAACTTCCAGCGCTGGCTTGAGAGCAGCCCGGCGGAGTCGCATACCGAACACGTGGTGATTAACGGCCAGGATTTCCTGCTCGAAATTACGCCGGTGCATCTTGACGAGGAGAGCGGCGCCAGCATGCTCACCGGAGCGGTCGTGATGCTGCGCTCTACTGTGCGGATGGGACGCCAGCTGCAGAATCTTACCAGCCAGGATCTGCACGCCTTCAGCCATATCATCGCCGTCAGTCCGCGCATGAAACAGGTCGTGGATCAGGCCCGTAAGCTTGCGATGCTGAACGCGCCGCTGCTTATCACCGGCGATACCGGCACCGGGAAAGATCTGCTGGCCCACGCCTGCCATCTGGCAAGCCCGCGCGCCGACAAGCCCTATCTGGCGCTGAACTGCGCGTCGATTCCGGAGGATGTGGTGGAAAGCGAGCTGTTCGGCCATGCGCCGGGCGCTTACGCCAACGCGCATGAAGGCAAAAAAGGGTTCTTTGAGCAGGCCAACGGCGGCTCGGTGCTGCTGGATGAAATTGGCGAGATGTCGCCGCGAATGCAGGCCAAATTGCTGCGTTTCCTGAACGACGGCACCTTCCGTCGCGTCGGCGAGGAGCATGAAGTGCACGTCGATGTGCGCGTCATCTGCGCGACGCAGAAAAACCTTGTCGAGCTGGTGCAAAAGGGCGCGTTTCGTGAAGATCTCTACTATCGCCTCAACGTACTGACGCTGAATCTGCCGCCGCTGCGCGACCGTCCGCAGGACATCATGCCGCTCACCGAAATGTTTGTCGCCCGCTTCGCCGATGAGCAGGGTGTGCCGCGCCCGAAGCTCGCCAGCGACCTGGGCGGCGTATTAACCCGCTACGGCTGGCCGGGCAACGTGCGCCAGCTGAAAAACGCGATTTACCGCGCGCTGACCCAGCTCGACGGCTATGAACTGCGCCCGCAGGATATCCTGCTGCCGGATTTCGACGCCGCGGCGCTGCCGGTGGGGGAAGAGGCAATGGAAGGATCGCTGGACGATATCACCCGTCGCTTCGAACGCTCGGTGCTGACGCAGCTGTATCGCAGCTATCCGAGCACCCGTAAGCTTGCCAAACGGCTGGGTGTCTCGCACACCGCTATCGCCAATAAGCTGCGTGAATATGGCTTAAGCCAGCGCAAAGGCGAAGAGTAACGCCAATAAAAAAGCCTCCGCATGCGGAGGCTTTTTTTATGCGCGGCGCTTACGCTTTCAGCGCGTTAAGCGCGGCGTCATAGTTCGGCTCATGGGTGATTTCATTCACCAGCTCGCTGAACACGACTTCATCATTCTCGTTCACTACCAGCACCGCGCGGGCGGTCAGGCCTTTCAGCGCGCCTTCGTCGATGCCAACGCCGTAATCGCTGGCGAACTGCGCGTTACGCAGGGTGGAGAGCGTAATGACATTGCTCAGGCCTTCCGCGCCGCAGAAGCGGGACTGCGCGAACGGCAGGTCAGCGGAGATACACAGCACGACGGTGTTTTCCATACCGGTCGCCAGCTGGTTGAACTTACGCACGGACGCGGCGCAGACGCCGGTATCGATGCTTGGGAAAATGTTCAGTACTTTACGCTTACCGGCAAACTGGCTCAGTGAGACGTCAGACAGATCTTTTGCCACCAGGCTGAACGGTGCCGCTTTGCTGCCCGCCTGCGGGATCTGACCGACCACGGAAACCGGATTGCCCTGGAAATAGACGATTTGTGACATAGTTATCTTCCTGTTTACATATAGTTAACGTCGCCGCTAGTGTATGTGATCACAGGGGCGATGAATATAAAAAACTGTCCCGGCAGGCTAACTTTCCAGTCGCTATACTGAGGCAAAGCCCGTTGCGAGGAAAATAATGAGAAGCGTAAAAGTGTATCAGGAAGCCTGGCCGCTCCATTCGCCGTTTGTGATTGCCCGCGGCAGCCGCAGTGAAGCGGTGGTGGTCGTGGTGGAGCTGGAAGAAGAGGGCGTGCGCGCCGTGGGCGAATGCACGCCATACCCGCGCTATGGCGAGAGCGTCGCCTCGGTGATGGCGCAGATCATGACGGTCGTCCCGCAGCTCGAAACCGGGCTTGATCGCGCCGCGCTGCAGCGGCTGCTGCCCGCTGGCGCCGCCCGCAACGCCATTGACTGCGCGCTCTGGGATCTTGAAGCCCGCCGCGCAGGCGAGACGCTGGACGCGCATTTGCAGGTGACGCTGCCCGGCCAGCACACCACCGCGCAAACGGTCATTATCGGCGCGCCGGAGCAGATGGCGGTGAACGCCGCGTTGCTCTGGGAAAAGGGCGCGCGGCTTTTGAAAATCAAACTCGACGATACTTTTATTACTGAGCGGATGGTCGCCATTCGTGAAGCGGTGCCGGAGGCGACGCTGATTGTCGATGCTAACGAGTCCTGGCACGCGGAAGGGCTGGCGGCGCGTTGTCAGCTGCTGGCGGATCTCGGCGTCCAGATGCTGGAGCAGCCTCTGCCCGCCTCGGATGACCGCGCGCTCGAAAACTTTATCCACCCGCTGCCCATTTGCGCCGATGAGAGCTGCCACGCGCGCGGCAGTCTCAAAACTCTCGCCGGCCGTTACGAGATGATTAACATCAAGCTTGATAAAACCGGCGGGCTGACCGAGGCGCTGGCGCTGGCGCGTCAGGCGGCGGATGACGGGTTCGGGGTCATGCTGGGCTGTATGCTCTGCACCTCGCGCGCCATCAGCGCCGCGCTGCCGCTCATCCCGCAGGCGCGTTTTACCGATCTCGACGGCCCCACCTGGCTTGCGGTGGATGTCGAGCCCGCCTTACGTTTCACGCCCGGCCAGCTTTATCTCCACCCCGACGCGGCGCCTCAGGTTTCATCATCGTAATGCAATAGCGCGGTCATCGCCGCCAGATAGCGTTCGGTGGCGTCGTCGGCGGAGATGGCCGGAAACTCGGCGGTGATGCAGGCAAGCCCGATATCCGCGCACCAGCTGCCGAACGAGCCGGGCGTTTCATAGCCGACGCTGGTGACGTGCGGCAGCCCGAAAGCCCCGGCGAGCCACTGACCAAGCCGCGTCTGCTGCGGATCTTCAATACAGCCGAGCGGATCGTGAAACGACACCACCCACGCAGGCTTCAGCTGGTGAATTAACTGACACAACGCGGCGGTTTCCGGCTCTGAGCCCGGTTTTTCGCCGGTGGAAAGCGTGACATCGCGCGTCTCGGCAGCGCTGTTCCAGCGATAAACCGTATCGCCCGGCTGCCAGTTCGCGGCCGGGAAATTGCGGTTGAGATCGACGCCGCGCGCATTGGCGCGCAGGCCGAGCTGACAGCCATCCGGGTTAACCGCCAGCACCACATGATGCCGTCGGTGCGTAGGCGCAAGCGTGCGCAGCGCGCAGGAGAGCGTCACCAGCGCCGCGTTCTCATCGCCGTGCGTGCCGGCGATAATCAGCCCCGGCGCGCGCTGCGCCTCCGGGGCCGGAAACCAGAGCAGCGGCGCGCCTAGCGCCGATTCGCCATAACGCCTGGCGTCGTCAGATAAAGCGCCGCGTTGCGCGCGGGGTCTAAGCGTGGTCATAACCGGGCCGCCATTGAAGGAAGATAAAAGGAGTGTTGTCGACAACGGACTGAAATTCAACAGCCTGACGGCAAAAGGCGCGTGGCCTGTTATTCGCGCAGGCAGGCAGTAACACGTTGATCTGACGCAGGGTTAGCCCGCAAAATCCGGGACAGTGGTTTGCAATTTATATTCATCCAACAAATAATTCCCCGACAGCGCGCCCGGAAAGAGCGGTTCGGCGCCAGACTAAAGAGAACGAGGACCTCATGAAAATTCCTGTAAGCATCACCTTAAGCGCATTATGGGTCGCAACCGCGCTGACCGGCGCGTTTGCGGCCGACGTGCCGCCCGGTACGGCGCTCGCCGAACACCAGACGCTGGTACGCCATCTGAAAGATGAACCTGCCTCGCTGGATCCGGCGAAAGCGGTAGGGTTGCCGGAAATTCAGGTGCTGCGCGATCTCTTCGAAGGCCTGGTGAATCAGAACAGCAAGGGCGAACTGGTGCCGGGCGTCGCCACCGAATGGCAGACACACGATAACCGCATCTGGACGTTTAAGCTTCGCGACAATGCCCGCTGGTCTGACGGCACGCCGGTGACGGCGCAGGATTTTGTCTACAGCTGGCAGCGTATGGTGGATCCGAAAACCACCTCGCCGTTCGCCTGGTTCTTCGCGCTGGCCGGCATGGCGCACGCGCAGGACATTATCGACGGCAAGCAGCCGCCCGCGACGCTTGGCGTCAGCGCCGTGGACGCGCGCACGCTGAAGGTCACGCTTGATAAACCGCTGCCCTGGTTCCCGAGCCTCGCGGCCAACGTGGCGCTCTATCCGGTGCAGAAAGCGAACGTTGCGCAGGGCGGGGACTGGACTCGCCCCGGCAAGCTGGTGGGCAACGGCGCATTCGTGCTCAAAGACCGCGTGGTGAACGAAAAGCTGGTGCTGTCGCCGAACAGCCACTACTGGGATAACGCGAAAACGGTGCTGACGCAGGTCACCTTTTTACCGGTCAATCAGGAATCTGCAGCGACCAAACGCTATCTGGCGAATGATATCGACATCACCGAATCCTTCCCGAAAAACCTCTATCAGAAGCTGAAAAAAGAGATCCCAGACCAGGTCTTTACGCCGCCGCAGCTCGGCACCTATTACTACGCCTTTAACACCCGCAAAGGGCCTACGGCAGACGCCCGCGTTCGTCTTGCGCTCAGCATGACCATCGACCGCCGCGTCATGGCGGAAAAAGTGCTCGGCACCGGGGAAAAACCGGCCTGGCGCTTTACGCCGGATGTGACCGCAGGCTTTACGCCCGTG is a window of Cronobacter muytjensii ATCC 51329 DNA encoding:
- the pgmB gene encoding beta-phosphoglucomutase is translated as MQPDAVIFDLDGVITDTAHLHFVAWRQVAADIGISIDETFNQQLKGISRMGSLERILTFGGKDGQFSAAEKAALAARKNACYVDSLRSLTPQAVLPGIAELLPALREASIGIGLASVSLNAPAILRALGLADAFDFCADAARLTRSKPDPEIFLAACAGLGVRPERCIGVEDAQAGIDAINACGMIAVGIGASLNGAQLRLDDTAQLTWPRLHALWNQQRRATARCQ
- a CDS encoding ABC transporter ATP-binding protein, with product MAQLSLQHIQKIYDNQVHVVKDFNLEIADKEFIVFVGPSGCGKSTTLRMIAGLEAISGGELLIDGVRMNDVPAKARNIAMVFQNYALYPHMTVYDNMAFGLKMQKVAPSIIEERVAWAAQILGLKEYLKRKPGALSGGQRQRVALGRAIVREAGVFLMDEPLSNLDAKLRVQMRAEISKLHQKLNTTMIYVTHDQTEAMTMATRIVIMKDGVVQQVGAPKEVYNHPANIFVAGFIGSPAMNFIRGAIDGDFFVTETLKLPLPVNKRAQLNASGCQRKAVVLGIRPEDILPGASGENMIEAKITVAELTGAEFMLYVTVGGHEMVVRASADKDYQADQRIPIAFDMNKCHFFDSETEIAIA
- a CDS encoding bifunctional helix-turn-helix transcriptional regulator/GNAT family N-acetyltransferase, producing MEQQEIRSFRATLREMVRELGMLNRKASGTELSPLQSHILIELSRQPYGCTELAKNLCVEKASMSRTLRSLSDEGYLFKENDTQDGRASRFRLSKSGERLLCALEENADRFIVEALASSSNDEIQLFQQIIRRFSVSLSNARRQRESGVIFRRLEPADNCAIAEIIRNSFRENKIDHLEGVSLHDPELERLSEAYKHPGCGYWVVEANGQIVGGAGLSPLRGEEGICEMQKLFFRSDAQGMGLGRRMIAFIISQASAMGYHSCYLETLEELRRAVRLYESFGFKHIPERLGDTGHSSCGIYMLKTL
- a CDS encoding LacI family DNA-binding transcriptional regulator; translation: MSPTIYDIARVAKVSKSTVSRVLNNQTNISEAARERVLKAIDELQYQPNKLARALTSSGFDAIMVISTRSTKTTAGNPFFSEVLHAIMARAEETGFDVILQTSRNSEDDLQKCLTRIRQKMIKGIIMLSSPAEESFIARLDECGIPVVVIGNVVGQYQHICSVDTDNYHDSIALTDTLIARGCQRIACLHAPLDYHVSIDRLAGFRASLAKHRRADDPALVVDGGYTQENALAAARQLLAMPEPPDAVFATDSLKLMSLYRAAAERDLAIPQALTVVGYSNETLSFLLNPPPGGIDIPTQQLGDISSALLFARIAGKPIPARTLIPTTPI
- a CDS encoding YcjX family GTP-binding protein, translated to MIKQLQSEMQALMNRSVDRHLRLAVTGLSRSGKTAFITALVNQLLSVNSGARLPLFSPVREERLLGVRRVPQQDMGVARFTYDEGLAQLYGTPPAWPTPTRGVSEIRLALRYRSRESLLRHFKDTSTLWLDIVDYPGEWLLDLPMLAQDYLSWSRQMTGLLQGDRAVWAQRWRSLCEGLDPLAPGDEKRLAEIAGAWTDYLMQCKREGLHFIQPGRFVLPGDLAGAPVLQFFPWPGVDEAGETKLAQAGKQTNIGMLRERYNYYCEKVVKGFYREHFVRFDRQIVLVDCLQPLNSGPQAFNDMRLALTQLMQSFHYGQRTLFRRLFSPVIDKLLFAATKADHVTHDQHANLVSLLSQLVQEAWQNAAFEGVDMDCMGIASIQATESGMVESHGESVPALRGHRLSDGVPLTVYPGDVPPRLPGSAFWQQQGFQFEAFRPREMEVDRPLPHIRLDAVLEFLTGDKLR
- a CDS encoding YcjF family protein, producing the protein MSEIKPRRDFDEPLRPEAGPTLRATQAFDEAQAQKFIPVAEEELLAPDAPERVVENALKPRRSLWRRMVTAGLGIFGISVVAQGAQWAANAWRTHDWIALGGCVAGGLIVAAGVGALASEWRRLHRLRERAVERDEARELLASHGSGKGRAFCEKLARQAGLTQGHPALARWHAAIHETHSDREVVTLYAQIVQPVLDLQARSAISRSAAESTLMIAVSPLALVDMAFIAWRNLRLVNRIAAIYGIELGYYSRIRLFRLVLLNMAFAGASEMVREVGLDWMSQDLAARVSARVAQGLGAGLLTARLGVKAMELCRPLPWTGDDKPRLGDFRRQLLSEVKTTLQKQKREREE